The genomic interval CTCATCACCTGGAAGGCTACCGTTAGCCAAACTCTGCAGTTACAAATGCTCACAAGCATAAGAGTATGAATATGCCACACACATTTCATTACCAAAACGAAACCTTCAAAAAGGAGGGAAACATGGGATTACAGATTTTCGATGCATGTTAAGCAAAGGCATATTCTCAGGTCTTGTTTTCATGGTCTGATGCCGAAGGACATGGTTTTCTGCTTCTGTAGTATTCAGCTTTTCTTGAAGGCTGCATTGCATGCACAGAGgaataaatataacaatataattCCAAAGAGGCTAATGACATATATAAGAGTTTTATCAATGTGAAATAAGAACCTTTGCATTGTGCTTTTCAATTCATTAATTTGTGATTCTGCATCCGTAGCTTTTCTGCACCACTCATCCCTGACTTTATCTGTTTCTTGAAACTTCTGTTTCATTTCTTGAATATTTGTTTCAAGAGAGACAACCAATGCCTGTACATTTAAAGAGTGTTGCAATGTAATTTTGTTGGAGATATTAATATAATGCACACCATATGAAAATGTTGCTAAAGGTAGGAACACAACAATTACGTTACACAAAGTATGGAAATTACCAGATTTATTacatacaatatttttcacattgCAAGCTattatatttactattattgAATAGGATACAACATGAGATTTTATTTAAGGTCGTAGTATTTATTTGTGCATTGTAAAGAAGTATTTTAagatattaatttttgttttgtgtttcaCATAGATATAACAAAAGGATGTGCAGATGATTATTGTTTTGTCAAAACTAATTATGCTGCATAGTTTTCATGGTAATTTTCATTATGTTATcactatttaatttgtttgaatttatatgttaCATATAACACCTTGCTTCCATAATCCGCATTATGGGGTCCACCTTGCCTCCAAAACATGCATTAGTTCACTATACACATTGCGCAGGTCCATGTATACATAATACtccacttatatttatgtccTTGTTGCATGTAAAAGTGTTAACTAGGAGATATTATAGTTGGAACATCAATGCTTATAAGCCCTCAAGCACTTAAACTCTTAAGATGGTATTAAACCACCACAACAACCACACCCACAACCACTTTTAGGCCACTTGGGTCTAAACCGAAAGCTTTAAACAGGTAGGATGTTACGATCAACTCCCCTTAAGGGCTGACATCTTGATAACTCACCATTTACACAGTAGAGGCCCAAAACCTCTCCATCGATTTTTTTATGCCCTCCATGTGCTCATATGAACAAGCAAGATTTATACTCTGATACCAACTATAGCGCGTCTACCTCGAAAATTTCTAGTAGTTTGATCTACACATTTAGCGCGCCAACTTAAGTATGATACCCACTCATATTTTCATAGTCATGTCATGTAAAATGATTTTCCCATAGGTAGCATGGTTGGAGAACCAATGGTTGTAACGGTCCTCACccaccaaaattttcaaactagTACTAAACCACCACTACAATTGAGCCATGTATGCCCAAACCATGATTACTACAATCTTCAAATGGCTAGGGTGTCACATTAATACCTCGAGCCTCTTATTTTCAGCAGTAAGTTCACTGACTAGAGTTGCATCAACACAAATCTCTGGCACCGAAGTTTTCTCTATTTCTGCCTTATAAgattccttttccttttttaataACTCTTTTGTGTCATTCAATTGCATTTGTAAATCTTGCAATTGTAACTGGAACTTTTTATTTTCCTGTGCCTTGGCTTCTTCTATGTCAGCctgcaaatatgaaaaaacataAGGATTGCGTAACCAtcaaatttcctttttttaaatgttattCTATGCTTGATACTTTGCTACCATACTAGCATTAGTAATATTGCAAATATGACAAATTGTCACATGATTCTTGTACGTTATTCTTTCCATCCAACCATTTTTTCCAATCCTTGTGCCATTTTCAATACGGCAGTTTTAACCTAATACACATAGGCCTAAATcaccatattataaaaaggaCAAACAAATATGCAGAATCTTACAAAATTGAATACACATATTATTATGTTCTTTTCATAATTGAAGCACATAACATCTTTGTTGCATTGGAGACAGCTAACTGCAGAGGGAtaggtgcatatatatatatatatatatatatatatatatatatatatatatatatatattactacaaCATGCTTTCAAGTAACTTGACCTCCCAAGAAAGGCGCGCgtgcacacacacatatacgtatatatgcatatgtatgTGCATGTCGCGTGTCtgtgtgtgtgcatgcacGGTGTGTGTGCATGCGCGCATGCACGTAAACTTATTTCTTGGGAGGTAAAGTTACATCAAAACATGCTCTAGTGATAGCACACCATTTAGATGATGATTATGTGTcgatttatattttgtttgtactAGAAGAGAGTAAAGATCATGTCACTCCTAGATACATTTGCACTGTACATAACCAAAACCTAAATGAAAAGATGTGAATGTATTGAGTGCACAAGTTTACTCTGATGCGTTTCTCCAATTGTAGTCGCCATGTGAGCTCTTCAACTTCCTTCTCTAGTTTGCTTTTTGCAGCTTGCAGAGCACCGGTTTCTTTTGCAGCCTAAAAACAATGCAGAAATGATAATTTTCACAAGagatcaaaaaaataaatgaaagatAGTAGTGTCTTTTTTTTGGTCAAGTTGTATTCCTATTTATTCAAATCTAGGAGGGCAAAAAAGGAGTGTCTATGCATTATTATAAACATTATACAAAAGATGCAAGCTAGGTTACACAATGTGTATGTAGCAATGTTTGTAGCACTTTTTAAAtccttttatacataaaactaAGAGAAATTGAAGATTTTTTAAGTAGCTTCTTATGTTACCTTACCACATTAAGTGGCCAAACTAAGACATGCAATGCATACGATACTTTTGAGAGAATTTGGAGAAGCaaacataatataattttgacAAGCTACACTAAGAGTCTAGACAACAAACATTCCCAATATTGTAGATTGATGCCtaggagaaagagagaaataagAAATTAGTGACTCTTACCACTTTCAATTCTCGAAGTTCTCTTCTAGCCACTCTTCCTCTCCATGCACACTGAGTTGTTATTGTGGCCTGGATCAACCTCACGTATTTGGAGTGCACTAAATAGCGACGACAATGACTCTGCAAGGGATGAAGCCCATTAAAAAAGGTTTCATTCAGTTAAATTTAGTAACTTTTATGGAATTAAAATTGAAGCCTTGCAAATGCCTAAATATTCATGATAGCTAACTAAAGTAAAACCTTGTAAATACCTGAATAATAACTGCAGCTTTTGTTTGCCGATAAAAGTGGAGTTGTCGTCTAGCATCCATACCACGCAAACCAGATTGGATAGTAGTTGATGCAGAATAAATATCTCTATAGGCTCTCCTTGCATTGTGCTTACGGTAGcatgtttgaattttcaacgAAGCCGCCTCTCTACGAATATTTTCATACCGCCATCTTGTGATTGTACCTTCAATAATTGAAGggcatgtcatacacacatctCTCTccttaaagttgattttatagggtaaaaaagtttatatgtaaagtaaatagataTGTATACATAGATACCCCTGCATACTGCCTGGAGTTGTGTAGCAGAATTTTGCATCtggatgtattttttgcgagAAAGATGCGATCGAACTTTTGTTTGTATCTTTTTTGCTGACAGTCCTAAAACCTCAGTTCTCAAAGCATCTAATTCAGCCATTTGCCCAGCACGGAGAAAGACTTTTGTTTTCCCTATCTGTAAATTTGAAATAAGGAAAATCGAGGTAGATCACAAATTAGTGAAATGCTATATCAATTTTTGTTAACAcactatttttaatctttcatAGTCTGCTAGCACCCTAGTTTTTTACACATTGATTTGCATGACAAAATTGTGTTATAgactcatgaaaaaaatggaaattcCATTAAACCTATATCAATGCATCTTaatatccacttgatttaaatatcatacaatgaaaaatatggGTGTTTCTATCCATAGATTTAAAAAGATGGAAAAATATTGGTATAGGAAACAACTTACAATTGATAAGTGTAAGAAAGAGTAGTCTCACAACAACATTGCATATGCTACTCTACTAGTTTAATAATTCTTAGATGCTATCATGGAAATTAGATGGATTGACAACATAAAACGACTAGTCtaagaaatgaaatgaaatgaccCATTATATCATTAATTCTAACAATTACCTGATAGCCTATAAGGTTGGCTTTCCCAAGAAGCATTTTAGTAGTAGTAACTTCATCACGACTGCCAAGGAACACATTAGTATGGGTGAAAAAGTTAGCAtaaatataggaaaaacacaaataaatattaatttaccTTTGACCTAGGACTCTGGGTTGCAAAATACCAAATCGATTAATGAATTCAAAAAATGTTCGCCTTGTAGGGTATCCTAGACAACTTATCCTTATTGCTTCTAAAACTCCCTGTACAAAAAGACAATCAATTTTatgaacttaaaaaatgatgaaattgttttttctatatatataaactatatacaaGGAAAATAATTGGTTAAGCATAGGTTGAAAACTGCTTGAATTAAAGTGACATGTAGGATGCTATTTGATTTCAAGATACTTTCCCACCtgaacatatacataaaagaaTAGTGCCATGTTTCAGTTGATCATGTCTACTTAAGATgcaacaaaaaactaaaaatgtttCCCTTTTCCATGTGAATGGTGAGCATATTATCCAATGATTTGAGTCAAATGTTCATATTAGTTAAATGTGGTGGCCACCATAGTGCAATTTTGGATAAAATGGTTGATTTAGTGTTcaatgaacatatataaagtgaAATTCCAGGAGCTCACCCCACATCGAAGCTGCTGTAGAACATTACTATTCTCAAATATTGCTGGCTTGAGAACATTATTGGGTTTTATGCAACGGATGTAGTGTGGTTCGATTGCACTTAGAGTTTCTAATAAAGATTGTAGTTGTTGCTGCAAACTCATATAAATAAGGGAGTAAATAGTTATACCAAGTATGACATAATTAAGATAAGACGAAATATACATTGCTTTACCTTGAAACTTGAACCTATTGAAGAAAACTTTGTGGATTTCGTTGATTCTTCACAAGGTGGAAAAAGACtagaaacaaaagaacattTTGATGCATTTAGCAATATTTGATGTTCATTTACAGCATAATCAATGTTTTTATCTAGAAAAAGATCTGTTTGATAAGTGACCTGCAAGAAAAAAGTACATGTTTAGAACATGCTTGATATGCCTTTTAACATGTAAATAGCCAACACAAGCAAAATGCCAACATATGCCTTTGTTAGATCAAGGAAAATTTACGGACATCAGGTCAAGTAAAATTATATCATGAATATGATGTTTTGCATAGAAAGTTGACTTCTGAACCTAGgttatttttaagttattgAAACCCAATTATTGCCACTTATTATTCTGTTGTTATCGTCACATGAACTAGAGAATTATTTTGtgcttataattatttgaaaataaacatcAATAGATTAGTAGATAACATTTCAAGCCTTCTAAGAATGATGGATCCTTGCAATATTAACAATAACACATGCATATTCtaaacataatataatatacttTGTTATTGTTAATCAACTACATAcatggatttatttttattgataaaaaagtcaataaaCTTCATAAAAACATGGCAAGAAGAAACATTATATGCCTATGGAGGGAATTCTATTGTATTCACATACAACATGTTAGGTACATgtattattttagtttatgaAAACAAGAAACTACTAGGGCTAGATACCATTGACTATGACATATATGAGAATGACAAGGTGCAATATCATGCATGTTGGCAATGATTTTGTCATGGTGTCATATGCAAGTAAGCCATTTTTACACTTGTTACATTCCTACATGTGGTGTATTGTTTAGAGTCACGAGTATATGCATCACGATGCACAATTTATGCCATACAAACACCATGATTTTCATAAACCTAATAGTCGCTATTAATAGTCGCTATGAAATATAACTGAAAATGACTGTAGTATTTAAATGTATATGAAGAACATGTTACCTACATTTCCAGCATAGTGATGAATCGTGAAATCAGACCgtgaaaattttggtttactgAAATGAGGGTTgtctttaaatttttgatatagCTTCTCAGCAAATGTTTCATGGGTTGAATTTCGCAACATGCTGaagattaagaaaaagaaaatattgatcaGATTTGGGATTatagcaaaacaaaatgaatgtgtataaaattatttaaatataccaTGTCTCATCTAGCAGAGCGATTATCCCTCCAGGTTTCTAGATCaaataaaacagaaaaataaaataagtttatgattttCCATAACATGAGAAAACTATATGATTTATTGATAAttgcatttattttctttatttgtgcAACTTGCTAGACATATCTATGCAGTAGAAACAAAATCAAGTAGGAACTTTCTAACATATCCGAGAAACTTATTTCTTGTTTATAACTTgcatatatcttttttataacttaataTGTGCAGTAGAAGTCTCTGCTATCGTTGTTCGTAAGAAAATGTATTCCtggaaataaaaacataagcaCACaggaaatagaaaatatactatttaatagaatatatatattgacatgCCATAAGTTATGGTACATGATATTAGCATCCATAAAGCAAGATGCTATACAATATTAATAACTAACCACGTACAATAACATGTAACTTGTCATCTTCTTTGTTTTAGTGAAGAAgactcaaaaacaaaatttaaaaaagcaACAATTTGTTCATATTACAGTTGTAAGGTATTGCTTACTGGTTACCATAGTTTTGATAATAGGCACCAAATTGATTATAAAGTTGGAATTCAATAAGACTATATGTATTTACCTTCTCAATGAGATCAAGAATTTCTTGGTTATCAACAAACTGGATGTAACTCCAGTCAATTTCTTCTTTCGTATATTCTTCTTGTTCCATCTTAAACACATGCTGTTAATGCGACATGCATTGGTTAGAGAACTCAAGGTAAAAGTGGTTGAAGAACCTAAATCAAACAAGACGATGGAATTTTCATCGAAGTGGTTCCATTTTATAACCTGGTTAAAATGTTGTTGGAGCTTCTCATTGGTTAGGTTGATACAAAATTGCTCAAAGctgcataaaataaaaattgttaCCTTGCGAGACATACTTCTATTCAAATTTGACACATAAGGATATGGTAATTCATGCACAAGTTGCTAACTCCCATGGTGCCAGTAGGGCATCTAGTATGACTGCACTAAGCAAATAAGCAAAATCTAGTGATCTAtagtcatttttattttaggcagaaaatttgttttcctccttttttttgaaaatgctTCAATTATGATGGTTTGGTGTTGTACTTTCATCCTCTCCAATGAAATGACATGTAGCTCTCCTATAGGTTTGAGAGGAAAAAACAGTGATATCTTAGGTCTAATTGGCCCTAGGAAAGACTAATGCTAGGATTAGTCCTATATTCGTACTAGCTTGTGTTTTCTTGGATAGCATATATGTTCTTACATAATCATCCTACTAACCTAAATATAGAAAGTAATGAAAAATTCTTAAAAGTTATCCATTTGCGTTGACATGTCTTAGTTgttagaaattaaaataatcctTATGATTCCAAGCAATACATATCGATATAGAGTGAAGTGTTCACATTCTTCTTAAGATAGCAATAGAGTAACAACTATACTCATCATTTAGCACTAGCTTAGGTTCTATTGTTTAAACATATAAAGTATTGTTTCACTGACGAAGAGaaacatttttcatttgataaaaatcaaaactttTGTTGTTTAACTTCttagaaaggaaaagaatggATAATATCGACATAGTAACGTTCCATGTAGACTACATCTTGTCTCTAATTGCCACTTCAACCAACTTGTAGAGTTTATAACGATCTAATCATTTAAGCAAGCAATACTTAGAGGTCACTTTGTGATCATGTTTGTGCGTGTCTGTGTTATGTTATATTGATCTAGTCTACATGTGTTTCGAATGTAGGccccatatattttattactagatgTAGATCCAACCccaatatttgaaattttcacaCATGCGGTTTGCTGAGTTCCAGCTAAAGTACACCAGGCCATACTTTTTACATATGCAAATGTAAACTCCATCCGTCAAAAGCCCTTTGTATGTAAGGTCTAAATGTATTTTGGACATAAGTAGTAGATTAAATGCAAAAGCATACCAGTTAAGCACCTGTTTGTCTTGAAACTTTCAAAACCATAAATGTCCAGAACACCAATCAAAATCTTTGAATCAGGATCTTGACCAATTGAACTattgattttatttacaagCCTGTAGCAGTAAAAAGCACAATAGTTATAACTTATTACTGTTTGTACCAGATATAATACAATATAGCACTAAAATATTTTCCGAAATGATTGCATGTAAACTTACCAATCAAACAAACGTGAATAAACAATCCTAGCTAATGCATCTCTACTAAGAGCAGCAGCTCGTGGATCTAAATGTTTTGTGATACTCTCCCCACGTGTTGCCATAACACGCTTACACAGTGATTCCTCGAGACCCTTTTCATCGCACCTGCAAAGTGTTGCAGATCCGTGTCCCCGTAAGGAGATGCGAGGAAATTTTGGTAAATCTCCAgattaaaatagtaaaaataaatacatgaaGAGCTCGGCTGTTGTCTTAAGATGGAATTGGGACTTCTCATCCTTGGGCATAGAAGAATCTGCTTCACTTCCTTCTGTAAACTCTACATTTCCCAAATGAAGAATAGCAGCTACAACTCTGAATATTGCATCCTAGGACAAGGTAACAAATGTTGCATGTTAATGGTGTCACTCTACTTCCGACGTACTAAATTCATTGTCAGTCAAACTTTGGTCATACCTGTTCATCGGAACTCATACCCACGATACCCATAGCCCTTCTTGTTTCCATATATTCTTTCGAGTCATCGAACCCATCAAGTTCAATACAATTAGATTGATTAAGATAGTGAAATGTTCTGGCATCTCCCAATTTGTATTTCTTGCAATCCTGATAAATATATTCACATATCAGAGCTATAGATAAACAAGTTACAAATCAAATAGACTAAATGTAAAACTGATGAGACATACAAATTGCAAGGGATAATTACCCTTATTTGGCAACAGTGATCAAAATTAATGCAATGTATAATAAACATTAGTCAGCTTATTGGCTGAACATTAGCCTATGTTGACCATCTTTAATGACATTGATGTAAGCTCTTATTTggatttgaagaaaaaatttaGGGATGTAAGCTTGTTTACAATATaaaggtgattttttttgttgaaaacaAAGTGTTCAattgtacatattttatttgatagatGTTAGCCACTATATGTTTCAATACTTTGAGATGTTCACAAGCTTCTTTCCGTATTTACCATGAGGAATAAGACGTGCGACATGTTTTCCTTACAAACCCATAGTAAAAACCTAACTACAAAACTTGGTAGTTCCAAACTTGGTAGTGCAACAACATTTTGAGAATAAAAAGATTGTAC from Oryza brachyantha chromosome 3, ObraRS2, whole genome shotgun sequence carries:
- the LOC102700226 gene encoding myosin-6-like isoform X3 — encoded protein: MASKSRFVVGSHVWVEDTDEAWMDGLVEEMNENDLVVNCTSGRKVTVNISGVYPKDTESPRGGVEDMTRLAYLHEPGVLQNLKSRYTLNEIYTYTGNILIAVNPFQRLPHLYNNHMMGIYKGAEFGELGPHPFAIADRSYRLMINDRISQAILVSGESGAGKTESTKMLMQYLAFMGGKPQAEGRSVQQQILESNPVLEAFGNAKTVRNNNSSRFGKFVEIQFDENGKISGAAIRTYLLERSRVCQISDPERNYHCFYMLCAAPPEDCKKYKLGDARTFHYLNQSNCIELDGFDDSKEYMETRRAMGIVGMSSDEQDAIFRVVAAILHLGNVEFTEGSEADSSMPKDEKSQFHLKTTAELFMCDEKGLEESLCKRVMATRGESITKHLDPRAAALSRDALARIVYSRLFDWLVNKINSSIGQDPDSKILIGVLDIYGFESFKTNSFEQFCINLTNEKLQQHFNQHVFKMEQEEYTKEEIDWSYIQFVDNQEILDLIEKKPGGIIALLDETCMLRNSTHETFAEKLYQKFKDNPHFSKPKFSRSDFTIHHYAGNVTYQTDLFLDKNIDYAVNEHQILLNASKCSFVSSLFPPCEESTKSTKFSSIGSSFKQQLQSLLETLSAIEPHYIRCIKPNNVLKPAIFENSNVLQQLRCGGVLEAIRISCLGYPTRRTFFEFINRFGILQPRVLGQSRDEVTTTKMLLGKANLIGYQIGKTKVFLRAGQMAELDALRTEVLGLSAKKIQTKVRSHLSRKKYIQMQNSATQLQAVCRGTITRWRYENIRREAASLKIQTCYRKHNARRAYRDIYSASTTIQSGLRGMDARRQLHFYRQTKAAVIIQSHCRRYLVHSKYVRLIQATITTQCAWRGRVARRELRELKVAAKETGALQAAKSKLEKEVEELTWRLQLEKRIRADIEEAKAQENKKFQLQLQDLQMQLNDTKELLKKEKESYKAEIEKTSVPEICVDATLVSELTAENKRLEALVVSLETNIQEMKQKFQETDKVRDEWCRKATDAESQINELKSTMQSLQEKLNTTEAENHVLRHQTMKTRPENMPLLNMHRKSSLANGSLPGDEQTPHGASTEYGRTSYIERHHESVEALINCVVENVGFSEAKPVAAVTIYKCLLHWRTFEAEKTNVFDRLIQIFGSAMQKQESNADLAYWLANSSSLLIILQKSLKPAGSSGTTPLKRTQTQTSFLGRMVFRASNITVDMDLVRQVEAKYPAFLFKQQLTAFVEGLYGMIRDNVKRDISSVLALIIQVTSSITSHSQAPRTAKAGLLTDQGNHWQAIVNHLNDLLKTLQENCVPAIFARKIFTQIYSFINAQLFNSLLVRRECCSFSNGEYVKQGLEELEAWCTQAKPEYAGSAWDELKHICQAVGFLVIFKKFRISYDEIINDLCTALSVQQLYKICTQYWDDKYNTESVSEEVLNEMRTLMNGGSAQDASDGTFLLNEEISYYCCAACRCRWRR
- the LOC102700226 gene encoding myosin-6-like isoform X1; this encodes MASKSRFVVGSHVWVEDTDEAWMDGLVEEMNENDLVVNCTSGRKVTVNISGVYPKDTESPRGGVEDMTRLAYLHEPGVLQNLKSRYTLNEIYTYTGNILIAVNPFQRLPHLYNNHMMGIYKGAEFGELGPHPFAIADRSYRLMINDRISQAILVSGESGAGKTESTKMLMQYLAFMGGKPQAEGRSVQQQILESNPVLEAFGNAKTVRNNNSSRFGKFVEIQFDENGKISGAAIRTYLLERSRVCQISDPERNYHCFYMLCAAPPEDCKKYKLGDARTFHYLNQSNCIELDGFDDSKEYMETRRAMGIVGMSSDEQDAIFRVVAAILHLGNVEFTEGSEADSSMPKDEKSQFHLKTTAELFMCDEKGLEESLCKRVMATRGESITKHLDPRAAALSRDALARIVYSRLFDWLVNKINSSIGQDPDSKILIGVLDIYGFESFKTNSFEQFCINLTNEKLQQHFNQHVFKMEQEEYTKEEIDWSYIQFVDNQEILDLIEKKPGGIIALLDETCMLRNSTHETFAEKLYQKFKDNPHFSKPKFSRSDFTIHHYAGNVTYQTDLFLDKNIDYAVNEHQILLNASKCSFVSSLFPPCEESTKSTKFSSIGSSFKQQLQSLLETLSAIEPHYIRCIKPNNVLKPAIFENSNVLQQLRCGGVLEAIRISCLGYPTRRTFFEFINRFGILQPRVLGQSRDEVTTTKMLLGKANLIGYQIGKTKVFLRAGQMAELDALRTEVLGLSAKKIQTKVRSHLSRKKYIQMQNSATQLQAVCRGTITRWRYENIRREAASLKIQTCYRKHNARRAYRDIYSASTTIQSGLRGMDARRQLHFYRQTKAAVIIQSHCRRYLVHSKYVRLIQATITTQCAWRGRVARRELRELKVAAKETGALQAAKSKLEKEVEELTWRLQLEKRIRADIEEAKAQENKKFQLQLQDLQMQLNDTKELLKKEKESYKAEIEKTSVPEICVDATLVSELTAENKRLEALVVSLETNIQEMKQKFQETDKVRDEWCRKATDAESQINELKSTMQSLQEKLNTTEAENHVLRHQTMKTRPENMPLLNMHRKSSLANGSLPGDEQTPHGASTEYGRTSYIERHHESVEALINCVVENVGFSEAKPVAAVTIYKCLLHWRTFEAEKTNVFDRLIQIFGSAMQKQESNADLAYWLANSSSLLIILQKSLKPAGSSGTTPLKRTQTQTSFLGRMVFRASNITVDMDLVRQVEAKYPAFLFKQQLTAFVEGLYGMIRDNVKRDISSVLALIIQVTSSITSHSQAPRTAKAGLLTDQGNHWQAIVNHLNDLLKTLQENCVPAIFARKIFTQIYSFINAQLFNSLLVRRECCSFSNGEYVKQGLEELEAWCTQAKPEYAGSAWDELKHICQAVGFLVIFKKFRISYDEIINDLCTALSVQQLYKICTQYWDDKYNTESVSEEVLNEMRTLMNGGSAQDASDGTFLLNEEISMPLSLEEIGDSMDAKEFQNVAPPQQLLDNPAFQFLKS
- the LOC102700226 gene encoding myosin-6-like isoform X2, which translates into the protein MASKSRFVVGSHVWVEDTDEAWMDGLVEEMNENDLVVNCTSGRKVTVNISGVYPKDTESPRGGVEDMTRLAYLHEPGVLQNLKSRYTLNEIYTYTGNILIAVNPFQRLPHLYNNHMMGIYKGAEFGELGPHPFAIADRSYRLMINDRISQAILVSGESGAGKTESTKMLMQYLAFMGGKPQAEGRSVQQQILESNPVLEAFGNAKTVRNNNSSRFGKFVEIQFDENGKISGAAIRTYLLERSRVCQISDPERNYHCFYMLCAAPPEDCKKYKLGDARTFHYLNQSNCIELDGFDDSKEYMETRRAMGIVGMSSDEQDAIFRVVAAILHLGNVEFTEGSEADSSMPKDEKSQFHLKTTAELFMCDEKGLEESLCKRVMATRGESITKHLDPRAAALSRDALARIVYSRLFDWLVNKINSSIGQDPDSKILIGVLDIYGFESFKTNSFEQFCINLTNEKLQQHFNQHVFKMEQEEYTKEEIDWSYIQFVDNQEILDLIEKKPGGIIALLDETCMLRNSTHETFAEKLYQKFKDNPHFSKPKFSRSDFTIHHYAGNVTYQTDLFLDKNIDYAVNEHQILLNASKCSFVSSLFPPCEESTKSTKFSSIGSSFKQQLQSLLETLSAIEPHYIRCIKPNNVLKPAIFENSNVLQQLRCGGVLEAIRISCLGYPTRRTFFEFINRFGILQPRVLGQSRDEVTTTKMLLGKANLIGYQIGKTKVFLRAGQMAELDALRTEVLGLSAKKIQTKVRSHLSRKKYIQMQNSATQLQAVCRGTITRWRYENIRREAASLKIQTCYRKHNARRAYRDIYSASTTIQSGLRGMDARRQLHFYRQTKAAVIIQSHCRRYLVHSKYVRLIQATITTQCAWRGRVARRELRELKVAAKETGALQAAKSKLEKEVEELTWRLQLEKRIRADIEEAKAQENKKFQLQLQDLQMQLNDTKELLKKEKESYKAEIEKTSVPEICVDATLVSELTAENKRLEALVVSLETNIQEMKQKFQETDKVRDEWCRKATDAESQINELKSTMQSLQEKLNTTEAENHVLRHQTMKTRPENMPLLNMHRKSSLANGSLPGDEQTPHGASTEYGRTSYIERHHESVEALINCVVENVGFSEAKPVAAVTIYKCLLHWRTFEAEKTNVFDRLIQIFGSAMQKQESNADLAYWLANSSSLLIILQKSLKPAGSSGTTPLKRTQTQTSFLGRMVFRASNITVDMDLVRQVEAKYPAFLFKQQLTAFVEGLYGMIRDNVKRDISSVLALIIQAPRTAKAGLLTDQGNHWQAIVNHLNDLLKTLQENCVPAIFARKIFTQIYSFINAQLFNSLLVRRECCSFSNGEYVKQGLEELEAWCTQAKPEYAGSAWDELKHICQAVGFLVIFKKFRISYDEIINDLCTALSVQQLYKICTQYWDDKYNTESVSEEVLNEMRTLMNGGSAQDASDGTFLLNEEISMPLSLEEIGDSMDAKEFQNVAPPQQLLDNPAFQFLKS